The Trichomycterus rosablanca isolate fTriRos1 chromosome 22, fTriRos1.hap1, whole genome shotgun sequence genome has a window encoding:
- the kcnj12b gene encoding ATP-sensitive inward rectifier potassium channel 12, protein MSVERSDRYNSVSLLEEDRRHAKMPALGNGFGSTKIQTRRKPHLRFVNKTGQCNVSFAHMEEQSQRYLADIFTTCVDVRWRWMFFLFSLAFVMSWLAFGFIFWVIALIHGDFDQNTDEDFTPCIMQVNTFVAAFLFSVETQTTIGYGFRCVTEECPLAVAMVVMQSILSCIIDAFMIGAIMAKMARPKKRAQTLLFSHNAVIAMRDGKMCLMWRVGNLRKSHIVEAHVRAQLIKPRVTEEGEFIPFDQIDINVGYDNGTDRIFLVSPLTIIHEINDESPLYGISKQDLDNSDFEIVVILEGMVEATAMTAQVRSSYLASEILWGHRFEPVMFEEKNHYKVDFTHFHKTYEVPSTPRCSAKDIEESKSLHSSANFCYENELALLSKDEEEEEEDRRGNLVAELETVSPIRNSDQRLHHKESQL, encoded by the coding sequence ATGAGTGTGGAAAGGTCCGACCGCTACAACTCTGTGTCATTATTAGAGGAGGATCGTCGCCACGCCAAGATGCCGGCTCTCGGCAACGGCTTCGGAAGTACCAAGATCCAAACCCGGCGAAAGCCACACCTACGCTTCGTCAACAAAACGGGTCAGTGCAACGTCAGCTTCGCGCACATGGAGGAGCAGTCGCAGCGCTACCTGGCTGACATCTTCACCACCTGCGTGGACGTCCGTTGGCGCTGGATGTTCTTCCTCTTCTCCCTGGCTTTCGTCATGTCCTGGCTGGCGTTCGGTTTCATCTTCTGGGTGATCGCGCTCATACACGGCGACTTCGATCAGAACACGGACGAGGACTTCACGCCGTGCATCATGCAGGTCAACACCTTCGTGGCCGCCTTCCTGTTCTCGGTCGAGACCCAGACCACGATCGGGTACGGCTTCCGCTGCGTGACGGAAGAGTGCCCGTTGGCGGTGGCCATGGTCGTCATGCAGTCCATACTGAGCTGCATCATCGACGCTTTCATGATCGGCGCCATCATGGCCAAAATGGCAAGACCCAAGAAGCGCGCGCAGACCTTGCTGTTCTCGCACAACGCCGTGATCGCCATGCGGGATGGGAAGATGTGCTTGATGTGGCGCGTGGGAAACTTGCGCAAGAGTCACATCGTCGAGGCTCACGTGCGGGCGCAGCTCATCAAGCCGCGGGTGACGGAAGAAGGCGAGTTCATCCCTTTCGATCAGATCGACATCAACGTAGGGTATGACAACGGCACCGATCGCATCTTCCTCGTCTCCCCTTTGACCATCATCCACGAGATAAACGACGAGAGTCCACTGTATGGAATCAGCAAGCAGGACCTGGACAACTCTGACTTTGAGAtcgtggtcatcttagagggcATGGTGGAAGCCACGGCCATGACGGCTCAAGTCCGGAGCTCCTACCTGGCCAGCGAGATCTTATGGGGTCACCGCTTTGAGCCAGTCATGTTCGAGGAGAAGAACCACTACAAGGTGGACTTTACACACTTTCACAAGACCTACGAGGTGCCCTCAACACCACGCTGCAGTGCCAAAGACATCGAGGAGAGCAAGTCTTTGCACTCCAGTGCCAATTTCTGTTATGAGAACGAGCTGGCGCTCCTCAGCAAGgacgaagaagaagaagaggaagacAGAAGAGGAAACTTGGTCGCTGAGCTAGAAACTGTATCACCCATCCGGAACTCTGACCAGAGGTTGCACCATAAAGAGTCCCAGCTGTAA